CATCGGGTAATCCACGAACGAGTGCGCCATCAGGATCACAATGCCGGACAGCGCCGCCCAGGCGTATGACCTGTCCCTGCCGGGCGGGCCCCGAACAAGCCGGACGACCTTCGTTGCCAGCCAGGCGGCGAACAGGGCCAGGAGGATGGGAAAGGCGATCCCGGCTTCCAGCCAGAGCTGCAGATACTCGTTGTGCGCCTCGTTCACGTACTGCCTGGACATGGTGTCGGCCAGTTCGACCGAGCGATAGACGGGATCAAAGGAACCAAGCCCCGTCCCCGCCGGCTGCGCCGCCTTGGCGGCGCTGAAGATCGTCGGCCAGGAATCGAGGCGGCGCTCCTCGCCGGAGGCCTCCGAGAATCGATTGATCGTCGCGACGCCGCCCACGCCGAAAACAGCGGCGATGGTCACGAGGATCAGGACCAGCACCCAACCGCTTCGCGGCCCCAGCTTCGCGGCGTAAAGACCGCGCCAGTAGATCAGGCCGCCGGCGAAGACCCCGAGCCCGCCCATGATGAGTCCGGCCCGCGAGCGGGTCACGACAATGCCCCCGACCAGCACCAGGGTCAGGCCGATATAGGCGATTGCGCCAAGATGCCTGAAGCGGGGGGACGTGGAGCGCCACCGCAGGCCGATGGCCGCCGCCAGCGGCAGGCCGACCGCCAGCGCCCCGGCCTGATGGTTCTTGTTGGCGAAGAAGCCGACCGGGAAATCGTTGTTGGAAAAGGGGTGCGTCGGCCAGCGCAGGGATGTGGTGTGCTGGATGGCCGCCAGGATCGTTCCCAGGACCAGAAGCCCGATGGTGACGACCAGCAGGTCGCGATAGCGCCGATCGTTGAGGCAGAGGGCCGCCAGGAACAGGCTGGCCGCCGGCAGGATCCACAGGAAGGCGGCCCAGGTCGCGTCCGGCGTCAGGCTCAAGGGGTGGGACGCCAGCGGCACATCCGCCACTCGAAGCGTCTCGACCGCCAGCGCCCGGCCCGGCAGGCGGGCCCACAGGTCCGCCGGCAGGGGGATCAGCTGGATCAACGGGACGAGCAGCATCAGCGCGCAGAGGGCAATCGGCCAAGGGTCGAGACGTTTCCAGCGCGACGACAGGCGGAACAGAACGACTGGCAGCGTCGCCAGGCCCATCAGCTGCAGCGCCAGGGTGGTCAGCTCGCGCCCGCGCGTGCCCGCCCCAAGGGTCAAGGCCAGGGCGAGCATGGCCGCCAGGGCAAGGAACAGCCCGGCCTGCAACAGGTCCCCCTGACGCAAGTCGCCTCGCCAATGGCGGTCCCTGGTCGACGCCGGTCTGGTCATCGGGTCGCTCCGTTTGCCGAGGCCGGGCGGACGTCTATGCGGTCCAGCAGGATGGAGGTCGCGGTGACACTGTCGGCGCCGGCGATGACCTGGATCCATTGGGCGGCGCAGCCATCCGGCGGCACGACGAAGGACTGGTCGGTGGTCGTCGGCCCGCCGCTCGAGGTCTGGATCGGCGCGCGGCCGATGACAACCCGGCTGTGGCACTGCACTTCGAGGGTGAAGGCCCGGTCGCCTTCCGTCTCCGCATTCTCGGCGACGACGGAAACCGAATAGCGGCCCGGCCCGAGGAAGACCATCTGGCGCAGAAGCGGGGTCGAGGTCGATCCCGCGCGGTCCACCCGGATCCGACCGGATTGCGCGGCCAATGGCTTCCAGTCGTACCGTTCACCGGAAGCCGAAAGCGGCTCCCAGTTCAGCGGAGGCGGTCCCGGCAGGCCATTTAGGTCGGGGTCGTAGACAAGCCCCTCCCCGGCGGGGCCGCCGAAAATTCGGGAGCGGGCCCGGCGGAGCTCATCATAGCGCTGCTGAACCGCCAGACGTCTGAAAAGGTTATGCGCTTCGTCATCCGTCGGCGACGCTCCCGTCCCGCGCATCTCGATCAGGAGATCGACGACGGCGGTCGGGTCCGCGGCCAGGCCGGCGCTGGTCAGGAAAGGTTGTCGCCAGGGGGGCTTGAGCGCCAGACGCTCGGCGACCGCCGCTCGACCGGCCGGTGTCTGTATGACGCCATACAGGACCCTGAAGACCGAATCGCCGACCTCGACCCGCCGCCGCAGGACCATGTCCGCCTGCAGCGCGACGGTCCTGACATCGCCGCTGGCGAGGGCGTCCCGAATGAGCCAGGAACTGACGGCGGAATCGCGACGGCTCAGCCGGGATGCCTGATGCACAATCTCGCGTCGGCGCGCCCGGTCGTCGCGCCCTTCCACCCTGCCGATCACCCACAGGGCGGCGCCGTCATAGGGCGCCCGGGCGAGCGCCGCCCGGGCGGCCGCAAGCGCTTCCGTGTCGCGGCCGGCCTTGAGGTCGGCGGCGGCGGTCTTGGCAAGCACGGTGGAAGACCCGGGAGACCACCGAACGGCCGCCGACAGGTCGTCCTTGCGGAGCGCCCAGGCCGCCATGCCCTGTCGGATCGCCGCCCAGCCGACCAGCAGCGCCACACAGAAGGAAACCGCCAGCACGGCCAGGCTCAGCCCGTTACGGACGTCGCCTTTCGGGCCGCCCGCCGGGATCAAGTCGACCTGCTGTCCGTGCTGTTGCCCAACTGGGTGTAGTTGTAGGCGTAGGCGGCGCTGTAGCCGTAGCCGTAACCATGCCCGGCCGAGGTCGCGTTGAACTTGGTCAGGATGGCGCCGGCGATCTTGGCTCTGGCCTGGACCAGGCGCCGGATCGCGATGCGCGAGACGCTGCGCCGCGCCTTGCCGGCTTCGATGACCAGCAGTGTGGCCTCAGCGCAGGAGCCCAGGATGGGGGCGTCGGCCAGGCCGATGACCGGCGGCCCATCAATGATGATCAGGTCGAAGTGATTCCTGGCTTCCATCAGCAGGCCCGTGAACCGCGAGCTCGACAGCAGCTCCGACGGGTTTGGCGGCAACGGGCCCGAGGTCAGGGCGTACATCCCCGACTTGCCCGTGGCCTGCACCACGCCCTGCCACTCTACCCCGGTCAGGCAGTTGCTCAGGCCGCTGGAGTTCTCGCAGCCCACCAGGCGGTGGACCGACGGGTTCCGCAGGTCGGCGTCGATCAGCAGGATACGCAGATCCAGGTTGGCGAAGCTTCTCGCCAGGCCGAGGGCCGTGGTGCTCTTGCCTTCCGAGGGTCGGCTGGAGGTCACCAGAATGCTGGCGGGGACACCGTCCGGCGTAATGAACTGCGTGGCGGCCCGGGTCGAGGCGTAGGCCTCGGTCATGTCGGACCGCGGGTCGGCCATGGCCGAGATCGGGCTGACGCCCTTCTCGAGTTCCGGGATCACCCCCAGCACGGTCAGGCCCAGCTTGGCCTGGACGTCGTCCGGCGTGCGGACGGCCTCGTCAAGCAGCTCCAGCAGCATGACCACCGCGCCGGCCACCAGCAGGCCCAGGAAGAGCGCCAGGGCCAGGTTGCGCGGCAGACTGGGCGACACGGGGGCGCCAGACGGACGAGCGGGATCGATGACGGCGATGTTGGTGCTGTCCACGCCCCCGGCGACACCGACTTCCTTGTAGCGCTGCAACAGGTCGTCATAGAGGGTGCGGTTGGTATCCACCTCGCGCTGGAGAATGGTGTTCTGGATGTTGCGCCGACGCAGATCGGTGAACGACCCCTTCTGGCTCTCGACCTGGGCCGAGAGAGAGCGCTCCTGGCGAAGGGCCACCTCGTAGCGGCCCCGGATACCTTCCTTGACCCGCGACGCGGCGATATTCAGCTTGCGATCGACATCGTCAATCTGGGCCTTCAGTTGCAGCATCTCCGGCGCTGCCGGCAGATAGACCGCCTGCTTTTCCTC
The nucleotide sequence above comes from Caulobacter sp. NIBR1757. Encoded proteins:
- a CDS encoding polysaccharide biosynthesis tyrosine autokinase, whose translation is MILRQAGAVYNGNLDVSAFDESQRQLITNIWGAILKHRWLILGVLVLSLVLGVTKTLMTTPLYTSKALIQIDREASKVIDMGELAPIESASGSEFIETQIGLLRSEALARRTVVALNLVRDPAMREIAGLPPLKANQTPAEATRAENALTGLLMANTEVAQQGMARLVRVSFTSPDPKIAARVANGLASNFQTLAMERRFDSSAYARKFLEGRIAQVKQKLEESERQLVEYGADQQIINVNPNGADTKGQGDSAGQSLTAADLSRFNAMLTEVKGERIRAEQRWRQAEPLPALSLPETLSDPTVQSLLGRQASLQTSYEEKQAVYLPAAPEMLQLKAQIDDVDRKLNIAASRVKEGIRGRYEVALRQERSLSAQVESQKGSFTDLRRRNIQNTILQREVDTNRTLYDDLLQRYKEVGVAGGVDSTNIAVIDPARPSGAPVSPSLPRNLALALFLGLLVAGAVVMLLELLDEAVRTPDDVQAKLGLTVLGVIPELEKGVSPISAMADPRSDMTEAYASTRAATQFITPDGVPASILVTSSRPSEGKSTTALGLARSFANLDLRILLIDADLRNPSVHRLVGCENSSGLSNCLTGVEWQGVVQATGKSGMYALTSGPLPPNPSELLSSSRFTGLLMEARNHFDLIIIDGPPVIGLADAPILGSCAEATLLVIEAGKARRSVSRIAIRRLVQARAKIAGAILTKFNATSAGHGYGYGYSAAYAYNYTQLGNSTDSRST
- a CDS encoding O-antigen ligase family protein; translated protein: MTRPASTRDRHWRGDLRQGDLLQAGLFLALAAMLALALTLGAGTRGRELTTLALQLMGLATLPVVLFRLSSRWKRLDPWPIALCALMLLVPLIQLIPLPADLWARLPGRALAVETLRVADVPLASHPLSLTPDATWAAFLWILPAASLFLAALCLNDRRYRDLLVVTIGLLVLGTILAAIQHTTSLRWPTHPFSNNDFPVGFFANKNHQAGALAVGLPLAAAIGLRWRSTSPRFRHLGAIAYIGLTLVLVGGIVVTRSRAGLIMGGLGVFAGGLIYWRGLYAAKLGPRSGWVLVLILVTIAAVFGVGGVATINRFSEASGEERRLDSWPTIFSAAKAAQPAGTGLGSFDPVYRSVELADTMSRQYVNEAHNEYLQLWLEAGIAFPILLALFAAWLATKVVRLVRGPPGRDRSYAWAALSGIVILMAHSFVDYPMRTQALICVFALFCAGLARREDGAGA